A single genomic interval of Leptospira montravelensis harbors:
- a CDS encoding 7-carboxy-7-deazaguanine synthase QueE — MFGKIHEIYSSISGEGISQGIPTVFIRFAGCSLRCGKTESRSLWCDTAYALGPNQGEEKSLESIWMDLENLDPHHGYQVLLSGGEPLEGKNRDLSISIANKIYKHRTEAGLPYPAARVETNGSERITEDAFFIFTMDYKLPGSGMEDRMDLENFRILEKRHNSLDEIKFVVRDRIDFDRSIEVIREQKIHTNILYSPVHGEVDAKELVEWIKVDNPPKCRLSLQIHKVLWGNQKGV; from the coding sequence ATGTTTGGAAAAATTCACGAAATCTATTCTTCTATTTCTGGCGAAGGAATTTCACAAGGGATCCCAACAGTTTTTATCCGGTTTGCCGGATGTTCCTTACGGTGTGGCAAAACAGAATCAAGATCGTTATGGTGTGACACAGCTTATGCCTTAGGCCCGAACCAAGGTGAAGAAAAAAGTTTAGAATCGATTTGGATGGATTTAGAAAACTTAGATCCTCATCATGGTTACCAAGTTCTACTTTCTGGAGGGGAACCCTTAGAAGGGAAAAACCGTGATCTATCCATTTCTATTGCCAATAAAATTTATAAACATAGAACAGAAGCCGGTTTGCCCTATCCTGCGGCGCGTGTGGAAACCAATGGAAGCGAAAGAATCACCGAAGATGCTTTTTTTATTTTCACTATGGACTACAAATTACCAGGTTCGGGCATGGAAGACCGAATGGATCTGGAAAATTTCCGGATTCTAGAAAAGAGACATAATTCACTTGACGAAATCAAGTTCGTTGTGCGAGATAGAATCGACTTTGATAGAAGTATCGAAGTCATTCGCGAACAAAAAATACACACAAATATATTATATTCGCCTGTCCACGGGGAAGTGGATGCCAAAGAACTGGTTGAATGGATCAAAGTTGACAATCCACCTAAGTGTCGTTTGTCGCTTCAAATTCACAAAGTGCTTTGGGGAAATCAGAAAGGAGTTTGA
- a CDS encoding DEAD/DEAH box helicase, producing the protein MDIPTQLSLDFETTVEPKQTNEYGFLVDEPELGLAKVTKETATSVELFFESKEIFRTVNKSNKQLKFLNQYPQSLREWEEFPKAMDLALDASQLKLTYNFNKLSSLSNSRTRLLPHQIESTFIVANSLKPRFILADEVGLGKTIEAGLAVKELMFRRGLKRVLVVAPSPLLVQWQQEMKNKFNEEFAIVRRRNFVTNGPDHWRNFNKIITSIDFIKNPRYAEEILGTKWDIVVFDEAHRLRRDYSKITRGYLFAEKIARKTECLLLLTATPFRGKLEELFYLMHLVDPNILGPYHTFVNDYVVGQKGDLKEKISKVLLRRRKVEVGGFTKRFAKTVRIDLSPIERAFYDETTDYVKREYNMAMGTKNRAIGFVMVVFQKLLDSSVIALLSALQKRKFMLESKFHYMKEHETTLDDWDLDETEGVEDFISELEDEEMSSFQRIKRELFTLNRLIHLGKQIKEDKKTQKLRETLYRLKKEGHKKFIIFTQFRTTQDHLQSVLEPDFKVSPFHGSLSMDEKEVAIQKFKEDYEVLICTEAGGEGRNLQFANILFNYDLPWSPLKIEQRIGRIHRFGQKDNVYIFNFASKDTVAERILEVLTNKIRLFEESIGASDDLLGTIEEELDFNSSLMKFVTGTKTKEELETEFDLRIQVAQKGFEKLNALVTPKVLDFNLKDYYDHTLEEREWNNSHLEEVVAQGSKFFQAHLPGTLTSVGKGSYEYKNADGKLKKATFDSDLALTNDSLEFLAFGHPFVEKVTELLTQSDIGRKKKYLFSNNLGQKILFVFQVEFDFSLKRKDLFFIEYDLKKKKSLVLTEKPTEWIDAKSYVPEKEISLSKLEEAFIHCYPIVESEAESKKETLRKETLSIFQKEEYKVELSHQKTIRQLEEKLMRQEAAYKWDNRPEKKAVLHKTMKEIQRAKDDYTIEIRKIKNGATIFHRIRLFQTYISI; encoded by the coding sequence ATGGATATCCCTACTCAATTAAGTTTAGATTTTGAAACAACTGTTGAACCAAAACAAACAAATGAATACGGATTCCTTGTAGACGAACCGGAGTTAGGTCTTGCAAAAGTCACAAAAGAGACTGCTACTTCTGTAGAACTGTTTTTTGAATCAAAAGAGATTTTTAGAACAGTTAATAAATCCAACAAACAATTAAAATTTTTAAACCAATACCCACAATCACTTCGTGAATGGGAAGAATTTCCCAAAGCTATGGACTTGGCACTTGATGCAAGCCAACTCAAACTTACTTATAATTTTAATAAACTATCCTCACTTTCAAATTCTCGAACTCGTTTACTTCCTCATCAGATTGAATCTACATTCATTGTAGCCAATAGTTTAAAACCAAGATTCATTTTAGCAGATGAAGTAGGACTTGGAAAAACGATTGAAGCTGGTCTTGCTGTTAAAGAACTTATGTTCCGACGTGGGCTCAAACGAGTCCTTGTGGTTGCCCCATCTCCCTTACTTGTCCAATGGCAACAGGAGATGAAAAACAAATTCAATGAAGAGTTTGCGATTGTTCGTAGAAGGAATTTTGTTACCAACGGTCCTGACCATTGGAGGAACTTTAATAAAATCATCACCTCCATTGATTTTATTAAAAACCCAAGGTATGCCGAAGAAATCCTTGGAACCAAATGGGACATCGTTGTTTTTGATGAAGCCCATAGACTTCGTCGTGATTATTCCAAAATCACTCGTGGATATTTATTTGCTGAAAAAATTGCTAGAAAAACAGAATGCCTCCTCCTTCTCACAGCGACTCCATTCCGAGGAAAACTAGAAGAACTTTTTTACCTCATGCACCTAGTCGATCCCAATATTCTTGGGCCATACCATACCTTCGTTAATGATTATGTGGTTGGTCAAAAAGGTGACTTAAAAGAAAAAATTTCCAAGGTTCTCCTTCGCCGTCGTAAAGTGGAAGTGGGTGGATTTACCAAACGATTTGCAAAAACAGTTAGGATTGATCTCTCTCCCATCGAACGAGCATTTTACGATGAGACTACAGATTATGTAAAAAGAGAATACAATATGGCAATGGGGACCAAAAACCGTGCCATTGGATTTGTAATGGTGGTATTCCAAAAACTTTTGGATTCATCTGTCATTGCACTACTTTCTGCCTTACAAAAAAGAAAGTTTATGTTGGAATCCAAATTCCATTACATGAAAGAACATGAAACCACTTTGGATGATTGGGATTTAGATGAAACAGAAGGTGTCGAAGATTTTATTTCTGAATTAGAAGATGAAGAAATGTCTAGTTTCCAAAGGATCAAACGAGAGCTTTTTACACTGAACCGCCTCATCCATTTGGGAAAACAAATCAAAGAAGACAAAAAAACTCAGAAATTAAGAGAAACCTTATATCGTTTAAAAAAAGAAGGCCATAAAAAATTCATTATCTTCACGCAATTTAGAACGACACAAGATCATTTGCAATCGGTTCTAGAACCTGATTTCAAGGTTTCTCCTTTCCACGGCTCTCTTAGCATGGATGAAAAAGAAGTTGCTATCCAAAAGTTTAAAGAAGACTACGAAGTTTTAATTTGTACGGAAGCTGGTGGCGAAGGTCGTAACTTACAATTTGCAAATATCCTTTTTAATTACGACTTACCTTGGAGCCCACTCAAGATCGAACAACGGATTGGAAGGATCCATCGTTTCGGTCAAAAAGATAATGTTTATATCTTTAACTTTGCTTCCAAAGATACAGTGGCCGAAAGAATTTTAGAAGTTCTGACCAATAAAATTCGTTTGTTTGAAGAATCCATTGGTGCTTCTGATGATTTGCTCGGAACGATTGAAGAGGAATTAGATTTCAACTCTAGTCTTATGAAGTTTGTTACTGGTACAAAAACAAAAGAAGAGTTAGAAACAGAATTTGATCTTAGAATTCAAGTAGCTCAAAAAGGCTTTGAAAAACTCAATGCTCTTGTAACTCCCAAGGTTTTAGATTTTAATCTAAAAGATTATTACGATCATACACTTGAAGAAAGAGAATGGAATAATAGTCATTTGGAAGAAGTGGTTGCCCAAGGTTCCAAATTTTTCCAAGCTCACCTACCAGGAACATTGACCTCGGTTGGGAAAGGGTCTTACGAATATAAAAACGCAGATGGAAAACTTAAAAAAGCTACCTTTGATTCAGACCTTGCTTTAACCAATGATTCATTGGAATTTCTTGCTTTTGGTCATCCCTTTGTAGAAAAAGTTACAGAGTTACTCACACAAAGCGATATCGGACGTAAAAAAAAGTACCTATTTTCAAATAACCTAGGACAAAAAATTTTATTTGTGTTCCAGGTGGAATTTGATTTCTCTCTCAAACGAAAAGATCTGTTTTTCATAGAATATGACTTAAAGAAAAAGAAATCTTTAGTTCTTACGGAAAAACCAACAGAATGGATCGATGCAAAATCCTACGTTCCAGAGAAAGAAATTTCACTTTCCAAATTAGAAGAAGCATTTATCCATTGTTATCCGATTGTTGAATCGGAAGCAGAATCTAAAAAAGAAACTCTAAGAAAAGAAACACTTTCGATTTTCCAGAAGGAAGAATACAAAGTGGAACTTTCTCACCAAAAAACCATTCGCCAATTAGAAGAAAAATTAATGCGCCAGGAAGCCGCTTACAAATGGGACAATCGTCCTGAAAAAAAAGCAGTCCTACATAAAACTATGAAAGAAATCCAACGTGCCAAGGATGATTACACGATCGAAATTCGAAAAATCAAAAATGGTGCGACTATTTTTCATAGAATTCGCCTTTTCCAAACTTACATCAGTATTTAA
- a CDS encoding dicarboxylate/amino acid:cation symporter, with amino-acid sequence MFFPKIPFWIQIFASLLLGLLFGILLNPETGFVSSLVLKPYLSWMKLPGDIFLNLLQMIMIPLVIVSIALGVSSLKNLKDLWSLGSKTLLYFIFTTIVSVSIGISLALVIKPGNQIQTQSVVTNTTIAKTDLKQNEEPVPEIIANIIPKNLVNVWSKQQMLSVVFFGMILGVFFLTSKESGAALKAFCHSLESFCLWVVATAMKLAPLAVLGLMSYAMVQIGFSLLFGLVSYIATVIFGLFCILIFYLSLIFILTRKNPFRFLNQVREIPLLGFSTSSSSSVLPYSLKLAKEKLKLKETVADFVLPLGATINMDGTALYQAVATVFLGQVYQVNLSTIDLFLLVGTVTAASIGTAATPGVGLVILTSILYTFHIPIEGITILFGVDRFLDMCRTSVNLTGDLSCAFIMDHIWKETKTNEKN; translated from the coding sequence ATGTTCTTTCCCAAAATTCCTTTCTGGATCCAAATTTTCGCATCTTTGTTGTTAGGTTTATTATTTGGTATCCTACTAAATCCAGAAACAGGTTTTGTATCCTCACTTGTTTTAAAACCTTATTTATCATGGATGAAACTACCTGGAGATATTTTTTTAAATTTGCTCCAGATGATTATGATTCCTTTAGTGATTGTCTCCATCGCACTTGGTGTTTCTAGTTTAAAAAATTTAAAGGATCTTTGGAGTTTGGGAAGTAAAACACTTCTCTATTTTATTTTTACAACTATTGTTTCAGTCAGTATTGGAATATCGCTCGCATTGGTGATTAAACCAGGAAATCAAATTCAAACGCAATCAGTCGTTACAAACACAACGATCGCAAAAACGGATTTAAAACAAAATGAAGAACCGGTTCCTGAAATTATCGCAAATATTATTCCTAAAAACCTTGTAAATGTTTGGTCCAAACAACAAATGTTATCGGTTGTTTTTTTTGGAATGATCTTAGGTGTTTTTTTTCTCACTTCCAAAGAATCTGGAGCGGCACTCAAAGCATTTTGTCACTCCCTTGAAAGTTTTTGTTTATGGGTAGTTGCCACTGCAATGAAATTGGCCCCACTCGCTGTTTTGGGACTCATGAGTTATGCGATGGTACAAATCGGATTTTCTTTGTTATTTGGATTGGTTTCTTACATTGCGACAGTCATTTTCGGATTATTTTGCATTCTTATTTTTTATTTAAGTTTGATTTTCATACTTACAAGAAAGAATCCTTTTCGTTTTTTGAATCAAGTTCGCGAAATTCCATTACTTGGTTTTTCAACCTCTAGTTCAAGTTCAGTCCTTCCCTATTCGTTAAAACTTGCTAAGGAAAAATTAAAATTAAAAGAAACCGTGGCCGACTTTGTACTTCCTCTAGGTGCCACAATCAATATGGATGGAACGGCTTTATACCAAGCAGTGGCTACCGTTTTTTTAGGTCAGGTTTACCAAGTCAATTTATCCACAATAGACTTGTTTTTGTTAGTTGGAACAGTGACGGCAGCCTCTATCGGAACTGCGGCAACTCCTGGTGTTGGACTTGTCATCCTCACATCTATCTTATATACATTTCATATTCCCATCGAAGGAATCACTATCCTTTTTGGAGTTGACCGCTTTTTAGATATGTGTAGAACTTCAGTAAATCTAACCGGCGATTTATCCTGCGCATTTATTATGGACCATATCTGGAAGGAAACAAAAACCAATGAAAAGAATTAA
- a CDS encoding SGNH/GDSL hydrolase family protein — MKRIKYTVLLGMLVFLIHCDTKKDYLDDVGANLLCTTYAICNGETPAKTGIIGDSWTDLLLGFPAVETLRPQLENRFHYKFVGATLGGKTLQQVVNEGLQFQVIDQGGADMKVIILSLGGNDIQANLSEYIGNVEAVQAERFATIKANLKKLLATGNAYKVSRFGGQPLKWIIHGYDYPNPYMAPVIAGSDEGCKSKFDRIGLVVPDAAVFTSTQLDAFNNLLLDTIREEPTLLYTDLRNTLGGKPFSRAEFMLDCIHANNLGYTYLADKFARLIYPITNIGF; from the coding sequence ATGAAAAGAATTAAATACACAGTTTTGTTAGGAATGTTGGTATTCCTCATCCATTGTGATACAAAAAAGGATTATCTTGACGATGTTGGAGCCAATTTACTTTGCACGACATACGCAATTTGTAACGGAGAAACACCTGCAAAAACTGGTATTATCGGTGATAGTTGGACAGATCTCCTTCTTGGGTTTCCAGCTGTAGAAACTCTTAGGCCTCAGTTAGAAAACCGGTTTCATTATAAATTTGTTGGTGCCACCCTCGGTGGTAAAACCTTACAACAGGTAGTTAACGAAGGGCTCCAATTCCAAGTCATTGACCAAGGTGGAGCTGACATGAAAGTTATCATCTTATCTTTGGGTGGAAATGACATCCAAGCCAATCTTTCCGAATATATTGGAAATGTGGAAGCGGTGCAAGCAGAACGTTTTGCTACCATCAAAGCAAATCTCAAAAAATTATTGGCTACAGGAAATGCCTACAAAGTTTCTAGATTTGGTGGCCAACCCCTTAAGTGGATCATTCATGGTTATGACTATCCGAATCCATATATGGCGCCTGTCATAGCCGGTTCAGATGAAGGATGTAAATCGAAGTTTGATCGCATTGGACTTGTTGTTCCAGATGCAGCTGTGTTTACCTCAACACAATTAGATGCATTTAATAACTTACTACTTGATACCATTCGCGAAGAACCCACCCTTCTTTATACGGACCTAAGAAATACTTTAGGTGGAAAACCGTTTTCGCGAGCTGAATTTATGTTAGATTGCATTCATGCAAATAACTTAGGATATACGTATCTTGCTGATAAATTCGCAAGATTAATTTATCCAATTACCAATATAGGATTTTAA
- a CDS encoding TRL domain-containing protein, with translation MKRGLLISICIFFFQCLSFQIGNPSVTIFQNKGQEGWFSPGKVPMPTDTFVESCTTNYFGLVSIGNASLEFISYHSRPKEIHSLDHYYKNQYFFFQELCLRITGR, from the coding sequence ATGAAACGTGGTCTATTGATTTCAATTTGTATCTTTTTTTTTCAATGTTTAAGTTTTCAAATTGGAAATCCTTCTGTAACAATTTTCCAAAATAAAGGACAAGAAGGATGGTTTTCTCCAGGAAAGGTACCTATGCCGACAGATACATTTGTGGAATCTTGTACTACGAATTACTTTGGTTTGGTGAGTATTGGGAATGCTAGTTTAGAATTTATATCTTACCATTCCCGTCCTAAAGAAATCCACAGTTTGGATCATTATTATAAAAACCAATATTTCTTTTTCCAAGAACTTTGTTTACGAATCACAGGACGATGA
- a CDS encoding TRL-like family protein — protein MTTSSIYKTNFQKFWTRNLKNNQSYSKLRLVQTFCFLIFIFFHSCASSGFGTQGLLYENQRISTMETGNPATKEGIACAKSYLGLLALGDASVEVSQKNGNIREITSIDLETYNFLGIYAKLCTITKGI, from the coding sequence ATGACGACATCATCCATTTACAAAACAAACTTTCAGAAATTTTGGACCAGGAACTTAAAAAATAACCAATCCTATTCAAAACTCAGGCTGGTCCAAACATTCTGTTTTTTAATTTTTATCTTTTTTCATTCCTGTGCCAGTTCTGGATTTGGAACCCAAGGCCTTCTCTACGAGAACCAAAGGATTAGTACGATGGAAACAGGTAATCCTGCCACTAAGGAAGGAATTGCTTGTGCCAAGTCCTATTTGGGTCTCCTAGCCCTCGGAGATGCCTCTGTGGAAGTATCCCAAAAAAATGGAAATATTAGAGAAATTACGTCTATTGATCTAGAAACTTACAATTTCTTGGGGATTTACGCAAAACTCTGCACAATTACGAAGGGAATTTAG
- a CDS encoding Ig-like domain-containing protein — translation MPLVTQTSSNFTIESTVPADGATGVSLNPTITIVMTQAVESTSLNTNISCSPSCPSLTGGTSNRTITLTPASALITGTTYTITLNQNIQSIFGLTLGTNTSFSFTTL, via the coding sequence TTGCCTTTAGTCACACAAACATCTTCCAATTTTACCATTGAATCCACTGTTCCAGCAGATGGAGCCACAGGTGTTTCCTTAAACCCCACAATCACAATTGTGATGACCCAAGCAGTCGAGAGTACTTCTCTTAATACAAATATTAGTTGTTCCCCGTCTTGTCCGAGCCTCACTGGTGGTACTTCTAACAGAACCATCACACTCACACCAGCAAGTGCTCTCATTACAGGTACCACTTACACCATTACTTTAAACCAAAACATACAATCTATCTTTGGATTAACGCTCGGTACAAACACCAGTTTCAGTTTTACCACCCTATAA